The region ATACAATTTGGGTTCCATTTTAGCCAAACTGAATCTCTCATGTCATGTCTATGGTCTTGCTAGGCTGATTTAATTTATAGCATCTGTATTATTACTGTCCCGAAAGACATTTCCTTAATTAATTCTATGTATGAGCACCCTTCTGATGaccaaattatatatgtttcctAGAATATATACCATGAATACTATGTgtggattttattttcttgtaggTTAACCCAAAGCAAACTAATTAAGCTGTTTTCTAATTATCTTTTACGAgacattatatattaaaaacgaAGTTTCTAGCAAGTATTCCATCCGTCAAATTATAGGGtgtatcttttttaaatagtATCCAATGCATaactttaaagttttttataatatattattcgTGGCTAAACACATACATTATTATTCAAAGATATAGGtattgatttttctaaaattatggGCGCCCTCTAATTTGAGACAGAAGGAGTAGCAGAGTGCATGCATTTTGAAAAGGGAGAAAATTGAGGAATAGGAGTGGCATCAATAAAATGTCACCCTTAACATTGcaattgataaaattaattaacaaagtggcaacaaaaatataagtggCATTATCaattacaataataataaggGTGGTATTCTACCGACGTAATTTCTATAGGATGGTATATCCTCACTTAATTTTCTCATTACAGAGGAAAAAACTTTTGCGAATATTATTGCTCAACTGTAATTTTAGCTACCTCTCGTTCTAGGAATTAAGACATAGCATTCTCCCAAGTTAATTCCGACCATCATGTCAATCAACCAGGTACTCAAGTTGCAAATAATGGTAATAACGTGCTAatcacattttatttaaataaaatatcgtTCCAACACAAGTCAACATGCTAGTacataaaacataaacattgATCCATGCATCAATTTATTCGGGTAGACTTAAaacatgttataatataaaacagagggatTAATATTTATCATACAACTATCAGAAAGGTTAAAAGCTTATCTAACCTAATGGAATAAATCGTACTTTAATAGGCGTGGCATGAATAaacttaaaaggaaaaaacaaatcatctTGTTAACATGGGCTTATTGGGCTTTTTATGGGCTGGGAAGAAATAGATGCAGTTGATGAAGCTCGCACATGCTTATTGGGCCTTTTGAAATGGGCTCACCCGTACAGCTTGTCGGCCCAGTGCGGTGGCCactcactgacatgtgggccccaggACGCCAATCCAATCCGCGTCGTCGCACGCGATGGGTCGCttcgcctccgcgtcggccctcccgccgccggcgacggccgcggcggctcTCAGGttcggcgccgccgcatcgcGGGTCCCCCGGGCGCTAGCCCTTACCTACTCCACTCGCccgtggcgccggcgccacctgtgctcctcgtcgtcgtcggctggtggtggtggtgctgctgctacggtggaggcggtggaggcggcgcggcaaGGGCGGAAGCAGGTGGGCGCGACGCCGCAGCTCTACGAGTACCTCCTCGCCAACGTCCGTGAGCACCCAGTGcgtccctctcctctccctctgtcTCTGCTCCTTCTCGAGCATCGTGGCGCGAAATTTCGAGCAGGCTCTGACCCAATGCGCGCTCCTGTCGTGGGGTGGAAATGGCGCCAGGTTCTCCGGGAGCTACGcgaggagacggcggccatGAGAGGGAGCCAGATGCAGGTGCATATCTACGCACGCTTCTTAGAGTTCACGAATGCATTTCTGCTGATTCGTTCCCTTGGCATCCATACTACTTGCCTCATCAATTGGTGTTAACAAACCTACCGCACATTCTGATGATTGTTCCGCAGTTCCGGTGCGGTGTTTCCGCTCATAGTTTATCAACATTGTCAGCCAcgaccttttttatttttttatttttttttatttttattttttgctccCTCTTCTCCTTCCAATGTGGCTTAATAGTAGTAATAGTTAATCCATGGTTTGTATGTTTTGTAATGGAAATTTTTGGGTATGCAGAGTGCACACATATAAGTATGTCCAGACTATTTAGTGAGGATGAGAGTATCATTCTTATATTGTGTAGGTCTGTCATTTTCAATTTCCATTaagataatccaaaatttgcatGTCAACATGCCAAATAAGCCACTTTATACTTATTAgtacttttttctaaaaaaaaacagtgatgCTGTTTCGTTTCAGAAATTAGGTATAATGATATGCAATTTCAGCtgatctccctctctctcttgttAGGTTTCGCCCACGCAGGCTCAGCTGCTAGCAATGCTTGCGCAAATTCTTGGGGCTCAACGATGCATTGAAGTCGGCGTCTATACAGTATGTGAACCAACCTAGTGTCTGGTTTGTATTGTAATGTTTTTCATATTTCCACTCGCAGTAAGTAAAACGCTGAAAAATACTAAATTATTGTTTCTCTTCGAACCAAAGGATTATGTTGAGCAAAATGAGAAGTATTCTCTAGTGGGTTAACAATCTGTTTGTAAAAACTCAGTATCTGCTGTTTTCCCTGGAAAATATCCCATAGTAGGTATGCACCACAGCTTCTAAATCCTACACAGAACAAAACTTGAAGTGGCACTGTCAGAATACCTGAGGTTTGGTTCTTGCATTTGTCTCCTTCCATCAAGCAATCTTTTCTGTTGGGCACAATAATAATCAGCATTGTGTATGTTATGTCAAGTGCTACAAAGTGCAATTTAAACTTTGTGAATGAGCTACTTCTTTAGAAAACCACTATTTTCTGTAAATTCAATATCCTCGTCTTAGCATTCCTCTAATCTTTGCACAGGGATATTCATCATTAGCTGTAGCACTAGCTCTTCCTGAATCaggttgtttggttgcttgtGAAAGGGATGGAAGATGCCTAGAAATTGCCAAGAAATACTACCAGCGTGCTGGTGTTGCACACAAGGTGATGACCTCTTTTTGTTCAATGAGATCTGGAATTCTGGATCATGATAAACTACATAACTTTCTGTACTTGTTCTAGATCCTTgagtataaattttctttcccCTATTCTCTAGGGTGGTATGCCTTGTGCCTTTATTATATATAACCTATGCTATTTGCAATACAACTAACTATTCACTATGCAATCCTCCTCCCATGACATTTACCACTTAAAACTGAAATTATAAACCTTTTGGAATCACCTAGTATGTACAGTTTGGTGGTAATTCATGATCAATTTGTATGCTTGATTTGATTTCCTGTGCTGATATGTCAACAAATTCCTTAGGTTGATGTCAAACATGCTCTAGCTGTGGATACCTTGAAGTCACTAATTGACCATGGTGAGGCTAACAGGTacagtaattttattatggtATAATTCATCATCATATTAGTTGACCTCTTAGTTGGCCTAACAAATTCTCTCTTCTACTTTTTCTAGTTATGACTTTGCATTCGTTGATGCagacaaaaaaacatatgagGAGTATTATGAACTTCTGCTTAAGCTAGTAAGATTTAAATACGTGGTTTACCTTTCTGGGCTACTTATAACTGTTTCTTGCCTATAGCAAATTATGGTATTTCATCTCTGATCCTCATAGCTTTGCACACTATCGTAGAAGATCCGCTGCAAGTTTTATATCTATAGGTTCCATGTGTAGTGGCCATGCCTTTTATGTTTTGATTGTTTTCTGtatggttagcactaaatctTGTTACTTTGCAGGTAAGAATCGGTGGTTTGATTGTAATAGACAATGTCCTTTGGTATGGAAGGGTTGCTGATCCATTAGTAAGTCCCTTTTtggattcttttttccttttcttagtTTTGACATGGTACATAGATGCTATACCATAGAAATTGGATAActcattttaaaaaagaaattatctgGAAATCTTTTCTTTAGGTGAATGACCTAAAGACAATCAGTATAAGGAACTTCAACAAGAAACTTCTGGAAGATAATCGTGTCAACATCAGCATGGTCTATTCCTCCTACCACCTCTTATATGTTTGGTCTATCCCATAGTTATTCGTCATTACATGCATATGTTAACTGCAAAGGAGATTATTGATATGTCTGGCAAGTCTTTGTCCTTTAGAACTTGCAAAGAGAACTGAGTCACAATATATCCTATGTTGAAAGTTTTTATTTGCTATTGTGGCATATTCAGCCCATGATCATGTATAACTTGAAACTGTGTAGTCCAGTTTGCTATCTTTTTAACTGACAATTTGCTCCGAAACTAATATAGCTCCTTCTGTCCAAACCTTATTTTGAGCACAATGTTCAGATTTTGTACAGCTTCAATGAGAAGAAAACAGTATGATActttcataattatttgacCAATATGCAAGTGACAACCATGTTACTTGATTTCATGTAATAGTTTATACCATAGTTCAGTTGGCACAGCATATACCACATGCCTTCTCTCATTTTTACCTGTTAATGTcacctatgtttttttaattgacaatgttattatgtttttctgAGAGCTTTGCAGGTGCCAATCGGGGACGGGATGACTATTTGTCAGAAGCTAGTGGATACCTGACTGAACAACATACTTTCTAGATCTTGTTAACTTCCCCTGGACTGATGGCAGCTAATATACACCTCTTGACATCATAGACGCAGTAAGTCTTGCATGCCCAAGGGTACCAATCGCTATGGAGGCATATTGGGAACCAAGATTATACCAGATGCCTATTGTTGTATTGAGCAACAAAAATACTGGCAAGCATGTTTTTTTGTCCAAATGCACTTCAGACCTGCCTGCCATAAGATGGAGCTGAGCATGCTAAATGGAAACTATGGCTTCAAAGCCCTCAAGCACGAAGCAGACAACGTATTGGGGTGTTGCCTTGTCCTGTTCAGATGAAACAGGCCATGAACTGTTTATCGATTGCTTCATGCTTGCGTGAAGATGTCTTTGTCATGTAAATTTGGGGCAGTTTACTTTTAATTGTTCAATAGCGATCCACATATAAAATACTGGAAAGAACCATGTTTAGGCAACTGACCCTTAATAAAGGGGTGAtcacttgttttatttaaaaaaaatgtgatccaatatttttctctaatatCTCACTGACGTGGGGCCTTGGATCCAAGTCATTGATTTTGTGGAGCAAAGAgattatgtaaattttcagGTTCATAGAACACTTCCAATAAAAATCCTATTTAATAGTCAGCAATGTTTAGATGAGTTCTCCAAATGATTAAGTCAACTCTGGTTTGCttatttcatctattgttaAACTGTCCCCTGAAGAAGAAGACTAATGTATAAATGGCGAGTTAATGATGTTAAGCCGAAGGTCATTGTGTGGCTTGTTGAGCGAAAAAGAGAattggcatatttataaacggaaaataatttatgaataaaacttttataaaagtGTTCTTActtatctaaaagcaaagatggtaaaataaattatgattaaaaaatcttaaaatcagctctaaatttaagattaaaaaattaaattttagcttataagcataagtaaaaagatgatCGTGCAGCTCTCTAGGTGTCttaatcatatgttttttaatcattttactTAGCTATTTTTTAGGGTAGTTAAATGTCAAGCTCTAGACTTGGAGTGCAatgttacattgtttatttgttttgtttcttgtatCTGCCCTTGGATCAATTAGCCATGACCTAGCATTGAAGTCTTCTTGAAAACTTTGATTTCTTTCAAGTCTTCTCCCAAGTCATGTTGAACTGGCACTTGCGTTCATACCCCACTTGGCTTCTTGATTGCCATGAATTTCAACCCTTGTGATGATCAGAAATGTAAGTGTCATGAATTCACACCACTATTAACTTGACATCaacatttattaatatagaATCCCCAATCGTTGGTGTAGTTTCTTGAATCGAACAATCCAAGAATGTGGAGGAAAAAACGAGTAATTATGTGCGCGGTGGCAAGAGAAAGttatgtttttgttatttcttttgaaaGTTATGTATCTTCTGGTAATTTTAATTCATGATTCAAAAAGGTTATAAAAGCATAATACCACGATAGtatttcttataattatatCAATCATAACAAGGTGTAAactatagtattttatgttaCGTGGCAATTGAACTATTTATGCCAAATTCCTAtcactctcatcttttcgtttttacttatacttataagtcaaaatttaaatttttaaccttaaattttgagttgattttagaagattttcaccaaagtttatttttaacattgacatttagattgctaagaatatatatgttaaggGTGGACAACGAGCCAGCTTGGCTTAGCTCTatctagctcgttaagataacgagctggctcgttaagaTCGTGAGCCAATGCGGTACACGACCACCATGACACAGACACATGCACGTAGCCAGGCCTAGGCAGCTGAGTGGCGGATAGAGGGTGAGTGACTGGCGGAGGCTACGCGGCGACAGAGACACAATCCGAATGGAGATGGATGCACCGACGGCGGAGGCATAGGAGAAACACCAACGCCTGGTGGACTCAGCAATAGCGGGCTAGAGGTGTGGAGGCGCGACAAGACCTAGCATGGTGGCACCAATGGGTGATAGGGCGACGGCCGATGGAGTTGGCGGCACCGTGCCTTGGTGGCTTGGCATGGTGCCGGCGTGCCAGGCCGTGACGGAGTTGGCAAATCTGTGTGGGCAATGTGGCGATGGGAGTTGGAGAGTGGAGATTGAGCCACGACAAGCCTGCAATGGGACTATGGGAGTGGGAGTTGGAGTCAGTCCAGCCGGTGATGGGTAGCAGGAGAGAATGAGAGATGAGAGGCGTGGCTTGGCAACTGCACAGAGGAAGGACGGAAGGACGAGACTATGATTACGattcgaattttttttatttttaaacatttttaataaataattttattactaaacctcaatgaaaaatatttccagCGTATGAATCTTGTAGCCTCGCCACTAACATTGATGTGACAAAATAACACTATCACGCAGAGTTTTTAGCGTGGCAAGACTGTCACGCCAACCAGGTTACGTGGTAACGTTGTGTTGCCACGCCACCCacactggcgtggccaaaagttCATACgacgaaaatatttttcttcgaggtttagtaataaaattatttattaaaaaagtttaataaataaataaaattcagtatGGTTAGGGTTTTCTATAGGCATGTGGCCACTGGGTTGTGGCGTGTGAGCTTGTGGGGGCCTGATAGAACTTGGAGTGCTAGACTGGTCTGGCTCATTAAGGCTTCCAAGCCAACTCAACTCAAGCTAGCTCGTTATGCTCGCTcgttacaaaaataaaacgagccaGACATAGCCGATCAAAATTTGTCGTAAGttgagcgagctaacgagccacgagttTTGTCCACCCctaacgtatataaaagttttatttataaattatttttttgtttgcaaatatgacgcttgactttttccataaaaaaagtcaaacaatcgcCCCGTATATTCCAAACAGGGTGTAATTATCGGTCAAAGAGATTAAACTCTAATTGAATCGAAGGCTTGAAAATGTTCTTCTATAATTGCTGAGTACTAATGTACCAtgaacttataaatataagtgaatcTTCAACGGACTAGTCAAACCATCATCCATATCAAATTTAAGTGAGCATCCAAAAGACCAGTCATCTGGCTAGCCAAAAGATCCTATCTGACTAACCAAGTTTGGCGAGCCATCCCAATGTACAAGAGCGTCTGCATGCAtttggagggaaaaaaataataaagagcaAAAGCAAACTTAACAGTGACAACTGACAAGGGCTCTGTATATAGTAGCTGCAGCTGCCTCTCTGAAGTCCCAAGCTCAGTTCAGTTCttctctgctctgctctccTCTCCGCTGTCCACCACAGACGAGACGATTCCACCGCCAGGGAACCAGGGCTAAGATAGCCAGGCTCCAGAGAGGGGGTAAGCACTAAGCAGTATGCACCTTTGCTTTCAACATGTTGTTACATTTCTCTGTCAAATCATTTCTGTTTCAGAggtttaaaaagaaaaagagaaatctTGATGCGTTAGACAGTTATCACTCTCTTGGTATTGTTGTTCCAACTTCCAAGAACGAACAAGATGAACAATTCCTCTCCTGATGGAAATTTTGGTGTAGCTGTCCTGTTTGATGGAACAAATAGAATAGAAATCCCGGCGTAAATAACCTGATAATTCAATATGGAAGAATCCGTGTTGAAGTTTTGATGTTTAAAGCAAATTAACAGCACATGATGATCATACCAAAAGAAGTGTGTAATAATCACATAAGAACTCGGGGCAATTTGGGTGTCAGAATAGTTTCTAGTTGTGTTTTATGCATACCTATTTCTGGAGAGTTGTGCAAGATTAATTACATTGAGTATTTGACAGTCATAAGTTTGTTAATTCTAATGAATATGAGCACCTTACTTCTGCCTTGTGTTTCCTCTATTGTCATCAATTTTGATACACATGCTTATCTCATCAAGAAAATAGTCAACgctaacaaaatttatttaatagaaTCCAACTTGGGTGCACCAAacggaaagaaagaaaaggacaaGCTTCAACACAGAGACATTAATTAACTGCAAATTCCAGTATGTTTATGTTGCTTCTGAAAATATTGGACTATTTATCAAGAAAAACTTAATATTGTTATGGATGTAGTGCTATGTGTCAGTATAacgtacttttttttctcaaaataccAGTGTTTTGATTTAATGAGAATCTCCAATTTCACAAACCTTGTGCCAGACCAGCTAAAAACAAGATGGCACAAGGCGTGGTATTCGCCGTTCTATGCAAAATTGGATCCGTCTTAGCATCGTCTGCAAGCATAACATTAGGTGGACGTTTTGACGCAAActtgacaataataaatgagaTCGAGAATCGAATAAAGCAGATTGAGGTTGAGCTCAAGTTGATGCAAGCATTCCTGCGCCAAGCACAAAAGCAAGAAGGCTATAGCGAACCCACTGAAGTATACTTGCAGGAAGTAAGAAAAGCAGCTTTTGAAATCGAGGATATCATTGATGAGTTTCTTTACCTGTCTGTTAAGCACAAGAGCAGGTTCTTTAATGGGGAGTTCTTGAGTTACTTCCGTAAACTTGGGAAAACTTCTTGGCACAAGATTGCTGGAGACCTGAAGGATTTGCAATGTCACCTTCAGAATCTCCAGAATTTGCGGGTGCAGTATGAGATTCAGCTGCCAAATGGCGGTAGAGTTTCAACCGACAAGGAAGATCACCGACTTCCTCATCATCTTTCTTACTACCTAGCTGATAAGATGGTGGGTGttgaacaagaaaaaacaatgataATCAGATGGTTAAGTGCGACAACAAGATTGACATCGGTTATCGCAGTCTGGGGCATGGGAGGATCTGGGAAGACCACTCTTGTCAACATCATCTATGAAGATGAGAGAATCAAGAACCGGTTTGATTGCCATGTTTGGATCACAGTGTCTCAGAAGTTCAATGCCTCTGACATCATGAGGAAGATGGTACGGCACATCTTGCAAAGCCGGTGCCCATCCAACATTGATAGCATAGATGGTAGGGATCTGGTAGAAATTCTGAAGAGAACAttagaacaaagaaaaattttgcTTGTACTAGATGATGTGTGGTGCACAGATGTTTGGATGGATCTAGCAGGCACGGTaggaagcagcagcaatgAAAACAAGGTCATAATAACGACCCGGATCAAAGAAGTTGCCTCCTTAGCAAGCGAAGATCAGGTTCTTGAGCTGAAAAAGCTAAATGAGGCAGACTCTTGGTGTCTCTTTTGCAGGTGGGCATTCAAGAACAACATGGATAGAGCTTGTCCTCCAGAACTAGAGCCATTGGGGAGAGAGATTGTGGGCAAGTGTGATGGTTTGCCATTAGCAGTTGTGGTCGTGGGCAACATGCTCTCATTCAAGAAACAAGATACCGAAGAGTGGAGTAAGTGTGATGATCAGATAACCTGGGAATTGCGCGACAGATTGCGTGACCAGGAATTGAGTTCGGTGATGAAGATTCTGAAGCTGAGTTATAAACACTTACCAAGCCACCTAAAGAATGCCTTTGTGTTCTGCAGCATCTTTCCAGAGGATTACATGATAACAAAGAAAAGGCTGGTCAGACTATGGGTTGCAGAGGATCTAATTAAACcagaaaagagaagaacagTAGAAGAAATCGCTGAGGAGTACCTGAATGAGCTGATAGACCGATGCATGCTACAGGTTGTTGAGAGGAAGCACTTCAGAAAGGTGAAGGAATTCCAAATGCATGACATTGTGAGGGAGCTGGCCATTTCCATATCAGAGAAGGAGACCTTCTGCATGACACAGCCTGGTGAGCCTGAATACAGGTGTCGCTGATTGTCAATACACGAGCACAATGACAGAATCAACTCGGTTTCAGACCCTTCTCGACTTCGTTCGCTCTACCATTTCGATGTTACTTGTTCTTGTTTTCCATCTGTGGGGACACCAAGAAGTGCAAGGTATCTGAATGTTCTCGAGCTGCAAGATGTTTCAATCACAATTCTGCCAGAAGAATTGTCAGGCTTGTTTAACTTGCGCTACCTTGGTTTGAGAAGAACAAAGATCAAGCAGCTGCCACAATCAGTTGACAAGTTGTTCAATCTCCAAACACTTGATATTTACCTTACAAATGTAGACAAGTTGCCAACTGGGATCACCAAGCTGAAGAGGTTAAGGCACATGATTGCAGGAAAGTTGAGTGCTCCACTGTATTGTGGAATTGTTGAGAAGTCCAGAGGCGTTGAAGCTCCAAAGGTGGTATGGCAGTCAATGGAGCTGCAAACTCTTAAGGGTGTTCTTGCAAACATGGATCTTGTTGAACATTTAGGGAACATGACTCAATTAAGAACATTAACGATCGAAGATGTGGCCGAAGAACACTACCCCAAACTCTTTGCATCCATCAGCAAGATGCGGTTTTTACGCACGCTGAAAGTTCTTTCAGCTGAAGGTAATCAAGGTATCAGCTTTGAAGCACTGATCTCCCCACCAAAGAATTTGCGCAAACTCCATCTTACCGGAAGGCTTCATCAGAGTGTGATGGAGTCCAATTTCTTTCAGACAGTTGGAGCTAAGCTCGAGGAGCTGTACCTTACAGGCAGTAGGATGAACATTGATCCATTGATCtccatctcctctctctccaacCTGAAAACACTCCAGATCGGAGACGCATACGATGGAGCGAGCATCATCTTTCGGAGTGGCTGGTTCCCCAAGCTGCACACACTGATCATGTGCAACATGTTGAGCATCAGTTCAATGGTCATGGAGCAGCAGACGATGCAGAATCTCCAGTGGCTTGCAATGGTCAACTTACCTGAGCTCAAGGAGGTGCCTCATGGCATTGAGTTGCTCTTGACACTGCAGAATTTGATGCTGGTGAACATGCATGATGAGTTCAGGGAGCGGATACAGGGTGAGGACAAGTTGAGAGTCCAGCACATTTCCACTGTCCGGTTCTTGGACAAGAGCAGAGGCATTGAGAAACGCCTGTTTCAAGATTCATAAATAGGTAATAAGTCTGACTTGATGAGAATTGTTTTGCCTAGATATTGCAAGTTACTGAAATGTGATAGCTGTTGAATTGTTTCTGTCCTCTCTTGTTGCTTACTCTACTTGGGCAgatcaaaatatatagaatGTAAAGCAGAGCTTCTGCATGTGTTAGTTTTTGCAGGTCAAGACTTCATATTGATTacagtcaaaaaaaaaaaaaagacttcatATTGATTGGACTTCCTTAAACAGATTCTGAATTCATCTGCAAACTTTAGATAGGTGACAAAGAGTTAAACACCTTTGTAAGTTGTCAGTGTTGATAATTGATTAAGTGCGCGAGAATGTGTTCATCCGTTGGAGTTTACTGTTTACCTGCCTAATCTATCGCACAAAAAACAACAATGCcggctaattatttttttaatcgcaTATGAAGCAttcagttatgaaaaaaacctGCTTTATAGAATTAAACAGCTACCTCAAATGGTAAACCAAGGAAATCAAACACCCGGTAAAATTGaccaaatttcatttttagcaTCAAGTTAATGGCATTTGCACAAACAAGTTGTTCTACTCAACAAACATTGATCACTCTAATCCCTAGCTAAGAATAACAAGTCATGTGGTTTCAACAAATTTAACTGGAAATCGCAACTGCGATTATCAGCAACGCAGTTGTGAGGAGCCTGGCTCTCCATCAAACTGTAAGCCTAG is a window of Oryza brachyantha chromosome 8, ObraRS2, whole genome shotgun sequence DNA encoding:
- the LOC102713012 gene encoding O-methyltransferase MdmC-like — its product is MGRFASASALPPPATAAAALRFGAAASRVPRALALTYSTRPWRRRHLCSSSSSAGGGGAAATVEAVEAARQGRKQVGATPQLYEYLLANVREHPVLRELREETAAMRGSQMQVSPTQAQLLAMLAQILGAQRCIEVGVYTGYSSLAVALALPESGCLVACERDGRCLEIAKKYYQRAGVAHKVDVKHALAVDTLKSLIDHGEANSYDFAFVDADKKTYEEYYELLLKLVRIGGLIVIDNVLWYGRVADPLVNDLKTISIRNFNKKLLEDNRVNISMVPIGDGMTICQKLVDT
- the LOC102713291 gene encoding disease resistance protein RPM1-like, which gives rise to MAQGVVFAVLCKIGSVLASSASITLGGRFDANLTIINEIENRIKQIEVELKLMQAFLRQAQKQEGYSEPTEVYLQEVRKAAFEIEDIIDEFLYLSVKHKSRFFNGEFLSYFRKLGKTSWHKIAGDLKDLQCHLQNLQNLRVQYEIQLPNGGRVSTDKEDHRLPHHLSYYLADKMVGVEQEKTMIIRWLSATTRLTSVIAVWGMGGSGKTTLVNIIYEDERIKNRFDCHVWITVSQKFNASDIMRKMVRHILQSRCPSNIDSIDGRDLVEILKRTLEQRKILLVLDDVWCTDVWMDLAGTVGSSSNENKVIITTRIKEVASLASEDQVLELKKLNEADSWCLFCRWAFKNNMDRACPPELEPLGREIVGKCDGLPLAVVVVGNMLSFKKQDTEEWSKCDDQITWELRDRLRDQELSSVMKILKLSYKHLPSHLKNAFVFCSIFPEDYMITKKRLVRLWVAEDLIKPEKRRTVEEIAEEYLNELIDRCMLQVVERKHFRKVKEFQMHDIVRELAISISEKETFCMTQPDPSRLRSLYHFDVTCSCFPSVGTPRSARYLNVLELQDVSITILPEELSGLFNLRYLGLRRTKIKQLPQSVDKLFNLQTLDIYLTNVDKLPTGITKLKRLRHMIAGKLSAPLYCGIVEKSRGVEAPKVVWQSMELQTLKGVLANMDLVEHLGNMTQLRTLTIEDVAEEHYPKLFASISKMRFLRTLKVLSAEGNQGISFEALISPPKNLRKLHLTGRLHQSVMESNFFQTVGAKLEELYLTGSRMNIDPLISISSLSNLKTLQIGDAYDGASIIFRSGWFPKLHTLIMCNMLSISSMVMEQQTMQNLQWLAMVNLPELKEVPHGIELLLTLQNLMLVNMHDEFRERIQGEDKLRVQHISTVRFLDKSRGIEKRLFQDS